TGGCCGCGCCCTCGTGCAGGGTGTGCACGGTCGTGCCGCCACCGTAGGCGACGGTGATCCGACCGGCGCGGATCGCACCGCTGACCGTTGCCTCCGGGTCGGCGATGGCGATGTCGGCGACGCCGTCGCCGTTGAAGTCGCTCTCCGTGCCACCCGCGCAGCCCGTCACCGGAGTGGCCGTCGTGTAGACCTGCATCTCGCAGAACGAGGACCAGACGTCGCTGCCGGCGACCCCGTCCGCCGCCTTGACCCGCCAGCGGTAGATCCCGCCGTCGACGAAGGCTCCGGCCGGCACCGTCGTCGCCGCGGTGGCGCCGGACGCGACGCCGCTGAAGACCGCCGTGCCGATCGGCTTCTCGGCGTTCATCGCCCACCACTCGAAGGTGACCGTCATGGCGGTGCCGTCACCGTCCGAGACGGTGGCCCGGAGCTGCGGTGTGAGCGTGTTGACCTGTGGGCGGCCGGAGCCGGTCGCGCAGGTGGTCGCCGGCACGGTCGCCCGGGTGGTCACCGTCGGCCACGAGTTGTACGTCACCGAGGCCTTCGGGTTCTCCGTCGAGCTTGCCCCCTCGCGGGACCGGAACTGCTTGAAGCCGGCCGGGACCGTCTCGTCCGTGGCGCGGATGCCCATGCCGGCCCGGGTCTTGTTCGCCGTGGCGGCGCGTTGGAAGAAGTTCCTGCCGTCGATCGTCGCCCATGCGTCGGCACAGTCGGTGGAGCCGTGCGTGGCGGTCGAGGTGGCCTCGCGGAAGTCCCACGACGGCTGGTTCGCGAAGGTGGTCGTGTAGGTCGACGTACCGGTGGACCAGATCTCCCAGGACGTCGGGGTGCAGGTGTGCGACCAGAAGTTCCAGAACGACACCGTCGCGGCGGTGATCTGCTTGCCCGCGAGGACCGTGGTGTCCCAGGTGATGAACGACCGGGTGAGGGTGGCCGGAGTGGTCGCCAGCAGTCCGATCTGCAGATCGGGCTGCTGGTTCTGATCGGTGGTCACGGTCTCCCGGACGTACGTGTCGAACGTCGTCCCCAGCGGGTTCACCGTCGGGTCGATGGTGACCGGGAAGACCGTGGACTTGCTGCGCAGCCAGGCCGGGTCCGGGGTCAGTGTGAGTTCCACCCGGTCGCCCCGGCGGGCGACGTCGGTGCGGACCGGTTCCTGGTTCGCCGGGCTGCCCGCGATGTTCCGGCGCGCGTCCCACATCAGCGGGGCGGGAATGCGGGCCGTCTGCGCGCCGGCCCGGTTCGTCAGGGTGATCGACCCGTCGGTGCCCTGTGCGGCGGTCGCCGCGCCGGGACCGGAGAACGGAAAGTGGATCTTCTCGACCTGGGCCAGGGCGGCGCGGTCCTTGACGATCAGGAACTGCTCGAAACCGAGGCGGGTCGCCTCCACCACCAGGTCGACGCCGGGTCGAGCATCCGGGTAGGTGGCGCGGTTGGCGGTGAGCACCGGCGCGGGCAACTGCCCCGACCAGCCCATGGCCACCCGGTCGGCACCGTGGCCCACCGCGGCGAGTTCGTGCTCGCCGAGCCCCTTGGCACCGGTGATCCGCAGGTCGTTCGGGTGCGCTGCGGGCGCCACCGATCCGTCCGGCTGCACGCCCAGCGTGAGGTCGACGGGGATCCACTCGCCGTCGCGCCGGAAACGCTGCACGCCCGAGGCGATCTCCGCCCGGAACTGCCCGTCGGGCAACGCGAAGACCTCGGTCGTCTCCGAGGTCAGACTCTTGACCTGAACCGGCGCGCCGCTCTCGCGGGCGGCCCGCGACGATATCGCCTCGTCGGTCCTGCTCTGCACGCCACCCGTCACGCCGTCCGGTCCGGCGGCCAGGAACGCCGCAGGTTCTCCCGGTAGGCCCGCCAACGCGGCCACCGTCAGGACGGCGACACCCGCGGCCAGGCACGAACGGACGGTGGCCGTCATTCGACGCGCCACAGACTCTCTCCCCCGTGTGTGTAGTTGTGCGAGCGGACTTTATGGATGGTCTGACCATGAGCACAAGCCCGAACACAAACTGTGAGGACGGATCACCCCTAAACGAACATGTCGTCAGGTGCCATCACAGGCAGTGACTACCCATTTGTCCGATGAGGAGATACGGCGATGTGTGTGAGCTGTTCTCGCGTTCACCGTTGACCTGGCGGCTCGGACGTGAGATACAGATGATCCGCGTCGATGGGACCCTCCCGGCGCGGCGCGTCGACACCCAGGAAGGCGAGGAATGGAACGACGGCCACCACCGCCCACCCCAGCTCGGGCCACCCGCACCCCGGCCCCACGCGGTCGCCGTACGCTGTCCCGGCTCCTGGCCGGGCTGGCCGCGCTCGCGGTCCTCGTTCCGGCGACACCGGCCTACGCGGATTCGCTGCCCAATCTGCCGCACAACGCCGGCGGGTACGAGTCGTCGTTCTCGCCCGCCTACGACTACGACACCGACGGCTGCTACGCCGTCTCGGCGATCGCCCCGGACGGCACCGTCAACGGTGGACTGAGGACCACGGGCGCCATCAACGGCAACTGCCGCGACCGGTCCGACCTGGACATGTCGCAGACGTACGCCCGGTCGAAGTGCAACAACGGCTGGTGTGCGGTCGTCTACGCCAGCTACTTCGAGAAGGACCAGGCCGTGCACGGCAGTGGTCTCGGCGGCCATCGGCACGACTGGGAGCACGTCATCTCCTGGGTCGACCAGGCCGCCAACCAGGTCGAGTACGTCACCACCACGCAGCACAGCAGCCAGCGCACCTACCCACGCGCGCAGGTACGGTTCGACGGGTCGCACCCCAAGGTCGTCTACCACAAGGACGGCGCCTCGACGCACTTCTTCCGGCTCGCCAACACCAACGACGAGCCACCGGAGAACCACTACGGCACCTGGCACTACCCGCCGGTCGTGGACTGGCACGGCTGGCCCAGCCTCCAGCTGCGCGACCGGCTGATGGCGGCCGACTTCGGCGCCGCCACCATCAAGATCAAGGATGGCTCGTTCGAGTACCTGCTCGACGTCTCCCGACCTGCCGGCATCCCCTTCAACCCGTACGGCTGAGCCCCGCCGGAAGGTCGGCGACCGCGCCGGCGAAGCGGTTACCCGGTACAACATCGCGATGACCCATCGTGCTGAGGGGAATCTCGACAGGGCGATCGGCGAGCTCGAACTCGTCGTCGACCTCGACCGCCAGGTCGACCATCCGGACCTCGCATCCGACACTGCCGTGCTCGAACAGGTACGCCAAGAACGAGCAGAACTCGGAAAGTAACCTGATTGCCGAATCCACCCACCGGCTGAACAGGCAGGATGTGCTGCGGAAGCCGCGCGCTCGGTCGGCGTATGACCGGCGCCCGCCCTTCAACGGGCACCGGTCGGGTCTCAACCCTTCACACAGACCACCTGCTTGAGGTGCGCGACCACCTCGACCAGGTCTTCCTGCTGCGCCATCACCTCGGTGATGTCCTTGTACGCGGCGGGGATCTCGTCGACCACCCCGGCGTCCTTACGGCACTCCACGCCCGACGTCTGCGCCGCCAGGTCGTCGGTGCTGTACGTCCGCTTGGCCTGGGCGCGGGACATCCGCCGCCCGGCACCGTGCGACGCGGAGCAGTACGCGGACTCGTTGCCCCTGCCGCGCACGATGTACGAGCCGGTGCCCATCGACCCGGGGATGATGCCCAGGTCACCGGTGCCGGCCCGGATCGCGCCCTTGCGGGTCACCAGCACGTCCACGTCGTCGTACCGCTCCTCGGACACGTAGTTGTGGTGAGCGCTGATCGGCTCGTCGTAGCCGACCTGCGGGAACCGGTCCCGCACCACGTTCATCAGCACGGCGAGCATGACCTCCCGGTTGCGCCGCGCGTACTCCTGCGCCCACCACAGGTCCCGGCGGTAGGCGTCCATCTCCGGCGTACCGGTGAGGAACACGGCCAGGTCCCGGTCGGGCAGGTCGACGTTGTGCGGCAGCCGCCGCGCCACCGCGATGTGCCGCTCGGCCAGTTCCTTGCCGATGTTGCGGGATCCGGAGTGCAGCATCAGCCAGACCCGGCCGGCGTCGGCGCCGCCCTGCTCCAGGCAGACCTCGATGAAGTGGTTGCCGCCGCCGAGGGTGCCCAGCTGCCGCCGGGCCCGCGTCTCCAGCTGGGCCACTCGCCGGTCGAGGTCGGTGAAGCGGCGCCAGAAGTCGTCCCAGCCCCGCTGCGCCAGGCCCCGTACCCGGCGCGGGTTCACCGGCTCGTCACGCTGGG
This is a stretch of genomic DNA from Micromonospora sp. WMMD1082. It encodes these proteins:
- a CDS encoding DNRLRE domain-containing protein; this translates as MTATVRSCLAAGVAVLTVAALAGLPGEPAAFLAAGPDGVTGGVQSRTDEAISSRAARESGAPVQVKSLTSETTEVFALPDGQFRAEIASGVQRFRRDGEWIPVDLTLGVQPDGSVAPAAHPNDLRITGAKGLGEHELAAVGHGADRVAMGWSGQLPAPVLTANRATYPDARPGVDLVVEATRLGFEQFLIVKDRAALAQVEKIHFPFSGPGAATAAQGTDGSITLTNRAGAQTARIPAPLMWDARRNIAGSPANQEPVRTDVARRGDRVELTLTPDPAWLRSKSTVFPVTIDPTVNPLGTTFDTYVRETVTTDQNQQPDLQIGLLATTPATLTRSFITWDTTVLAGKQITAATVSFWNFWSHTCTPTSWEIWSTGTSTYTTTFANQPSWDFREATSTATHGSTDCADAWATIDGRNFFQRAATANKTRAGMGIRATDETVPAGFKQFRSREGASSTENPKASVTYNSWPTVTTRATVPATTCATGSGRPQVNTLTPQLRATVSDGDGTAMTVTFEWWAMNAEKPIGTAVFSGVASGATAATTVPAGAFVDGGIYRWRVKAADGVAGSDVWSSFCEMQVYTTATPVTGCAGGTESDFNGDGVADIAIADPEATVSGAIRAGRITVAYGGGTTVHTLHEGAARVPGAPEAGDRFGTAVSAYDANNDGCTDLAVGVPNQSVSGQAQAGAVYVLLGSPAGLAQGPDSLVYHQDVTNVPDSAEAYDWFGHAVAGSRTASGEPYLVIGVPGEGLTNAALTGVVHYLRGTVNVVLSQGGGGITGAAEIDDRTGFAVAASTHHWAVGSPGEAIGTEAFAGAVNVFNHTLTNGLPTLAATLDQNVANVSNVAEADDNFGKSIAIAPFRPVGAPAGQADSLVVVGVPGEDITVAATNTPAPDAGLVHRFHVTAANTFTELPAITFASEDGDYLGEKVVVVNTAPASEGTNSTMFIAIGVPGEDAGTTTADSGRVRIFPALANPIGTPITLERRSGAMPGSAIGQELVGTSLAATAQRLHVGTPYGTDAVYGFRWTDLVAGNTAPSSTWQPGQGGLPTGHSAFGAAIG
- a CDS encoding NPP1 family protein, with the protein product MERRPPPPTPARATRTPAPRGRRTLSRLLAGLAALAVLVPATPAYADSLPNLPHNAGGYESSFSPAYDYDTDGCYAVSAIAPDGTVNGGLRTTGAINGNCRDRSDLDMSQTYARSKCNNGWCAVVYASYFEKDQAVHGSGLGGHRHDWEHVISWVDQAANQVEYVTTTQHSSQRTYPRAQVRFDGSHPKVVYHKDGASTHFFRLANTNDEPPENHYGTWHYPPVVDWHGWPSLQLRDRLMAADFGAATIKIKDGSFEYLLDVSRPAGIPFNPYG
- a CDS encoding RtcB family protein, which translates into the protein MGFSLLAGTRAPVRVWTDPYAIEAQAAKQLRNIGALPWVQGVAVMPDVHFGKGATVGSVIAMRQAVSPAAVGVDIGCGMSAVRTSLTAADLPDDLAGLRRAIEDAIPVGFAQRDEPVNPRRVRGLAQRGWDDFWRRFTDLDRRVAQLETRARRQLGTLGGGNHFIEVCLEQGGADAGRVWLMLHSGSRNIGKELAERHIAVARRLPHNVDLPDRDLAVFLTGTPEMDAYRRDLWWAQEYARRNREVMLAVLMNVVRDRFPQVGYDEPISAHHNYVSEERYDDVDVLVTRKGAIRAGTGDLGIIPGSMGTGSYIVRGRGNESAYCSASHGAGRRMSRAQAKRTYSTDDLAAQTSGVECRKDAGVVDEIPAAYKDITEVMAQQEDLVEVVAHLKQVVCVKG